One segment of Sinorhizobium sp. BG8 DNA contains the following:
- the mnmE gene encoding tRNA uridine-5-carboxymethylaminomethyl(34) synthesis GTPase MnmE, with product MTSSDTIFALSSGGLPSGVAVIRISGPQCFAVLGELCGPVPAPRVAGLRPIRNRNGEQLDTGLALYFPAPASFTGEDCGELQIHGGRAVVASVLRTLSESGLRQAEAGEFTRRAFHNGKLDLIEVEGLSDLIVAETEMQRRLASEHAAGGLSALYESWAKRLTHARAMIEAELDFADEDDVPGSVADTIWKDMDTLRQEIAKHAEGTGIGEIIRDGLKIVIAGKPNAGKSSLLNYLTKRDVAIVTDIPGTTRDVITVDLDLNGFAVRFYDTAGIRDTDEPVEREGIRRARLAMNDANLVLLLGDEPETDWDVLRSGHTGPVIRVGTKADLRHTEWLDDLPDVMISTRTGEGIDELLSRIRGHLPHLSGAGALALPSRQRHRLCLEEVADAIGHALGSHALGLDIQAEYLRLSAVALGRITGATDVENLLDVIFSEFCIGK from the coding sequence ATGACAAGCTCGGATACTATCTTTGCCCTTTCCAGTGGCGGGCTTCCTTCGGGCGTTGCGGTCATTCGCATCAGCGGGCCGCAGTGCTTCGCCGTGCTCGGAGAATTGTGTGGACCTGTGCCGGCTCCACGTGTAGCCGGCCTCCGTCCGATTCGGAACCGAAATGGAGAGCAACTCGATACGGGCCTCGCGCTATATTTTCCGGCGCCAGCCTCTTTCACAGGAGAGGATTGCGGAGAACTTCAGATTCACGGCGGCAGGGCGGTCGTTGCCAGCGTGTTGAGAACGCTTTCTGAATCGGGTCTTCGCCAAGCCGAGGCGGGTGAGTTCACCCGACGGGCCTTTCACAATGGGAAGCTGGACCTCATCGAAGTTGAAGGTCTCTCGGATCTCATCGTCGCTGAAACCGAGATGCAGCGGCGGCTCGCTTCGGAGCATGCGGCAGGAGGTCTCTCTGCTCTATATGAATCCTGGGCAAAGCGTCTGACGCACGCTCGCGCCATGATCGAAGCCGAGCTCGATTTTGCAGATGAGGATGACGTACCTGGCTCGGTCGCCGACACGATTTGGAAGGATATGGATACCCTCCGCCAGGAGATCGCGAAGCATGCTGAAGGGACCGGAATTGGAGAGATCATCCGGGACGGCCTGAAGATTGTCATTGCCGGCAAACCGAATGCCGGCAAGTCGAGCCTCCTCAACTATTTGACCAAGCGCGATGTGGCGATCGTCACAGACATACCAGGGACCACCAGAGACGTGATCACAGTGGATCTGGACCTGAACGGTTTTGCGGTGCGCTTCTATGATACCGCCGGCATTCGCGACACCGATGAGCCCGTCGAGCGCGAAGGTATTCGTCGCGCCAGGCTTGCGATGAATGATGCAAATCTTGTGCTTTTGCTTGGTGACGAACCGGAAACCGATTGGGACGTATTGAGGTCCGGCCACACGGGACCGGTCATCCGCGTCGGCACAAAGGCCGATCTTCGCCATACGGAATGGTTGGACGATCTCCCCGATGTTATGATATCGACACGGACCGGCGAAGGCATCGATGAACTGTTGTCGCGGATCAGGGGCCACCTCCCGCACTTGTCCGGAGCTGGAGCTCTCGCCCTACCTTCCAGGCAACGTCATCGATTATGTTTGGAAGAGGTGGCTGATGCCATCGGTCATGCGTTGGGGTCGCACGCGCTTGGTCTCGATATCCAGGCGGAGTATCTGCGACTGTCAGCGGTAGCGCTTGGTCGCATCACTGGCGCGACCGATGTAGAGAACCTGCTGGACGTGATCTTTTCCGAATTCTGTATCGGAAAGTGA
- the rho gene encoding transcription termination factor Rho, translating into MAEMKLQDLKNKTPTDLLAFAESLEVENASTMRKQELMFAILKMLASQDIEIIGEGVVEVLQDGFGFLRSANANYLPGPDDIYISPSQIRRFSLKTGDTVEGPIRGPKEGERYFALLKVNTINFDDPEKIRHKVHFDNLTPLYPNERFKMELEIPTSKDLSPRVIDLVAPLGKGQRGLIVAPPRTGKTVLLQNIAHSITANHPECYLIVLLIDERPEEVTDMQRSVKGEVVSSTFDEPATRHVQVAEMVIEKAKRLVEHGRDVVILLDSITRLGRAYNTVVPSSGKVLTGGVDANALQRPKRFFGAARNIEEGGSLTIIATALIDTGSRMDEVIFEEFKGTGNSEIVLDRKVADKRIFPAMDILKSGTRKEDLLVPRQDLQKIFVLRRILAPMGTTDAIEFLIDKLKQTKNNSDFFDSMNT; encoded by the coding sequence ATGGCTGAAATGAAGCTACAAGACCTCAAGAACAAGACTCCGACCGATCTCCTGGCATTTGCTGAATCGCTCGAGGTCGAAAACGCGAGCACAATGCGCAAGCAGGAACTCATGTTTGCGATCCTGAAGATGCTCGCCAGCCAGGATATCGAGATCATCGGAGAAGGCGTCGTCGAAGTCCTGCAGGATGGTTTTGGGTTCCTCCGTTCGGCCAATGCGAATTATCTTCCGGGTCCGGATGACATCTACATTTCTCCATCGCAGATCCGGCGCTTCTCGCTGAAGACCGGCGACACTGTCGAAGGTCCGATCCGTGGACCGAAGGAAGGCGAACGTTACTTTGCGCTCCTGAAGGTCAACACGATTAACTTCGATGATCCGGAGAAGATCCGCCACAAGGTTCATTTCGACAATCTGACGCCGCTCTATCCGAACGAACGCTTCAAGATGGAGCTGGAGATCCCGACGTCGAAGGATCTGTCGCCGCGGGTCATCGATCTCGTTGCGCCGTTGGGCAAGGGCCAGCGTGGCTTGATCGTCGCACCGCCCCGCACCGGTAAGACCGTTCTCTTGCAGAACATCGCCCATTCCATCACCGCCAACCATCCGGAATGTTATCTCATCGTTCTCCTGATCGACGAGCGTCCGGAAGAAGTCACGGACATGCAGCGCTCCGTGAAGGGCGAGGTCGTCTCCTCGACGTTCGACGAGCCGGCTACGCGGCACGTCCAGGTGGCCGAAATGGTCATCGAGAAGGCCAAGCGCCTGGTCGAACATGGGCGCGACGTCGTCATCCTGCTCGACTCGATCACGCGCCTCGGACGCGCCTACAACACGGTTGTCCCCTCATCGGGTAAGGTTCTGACGGGTGGTGTCGATGCGAACGCCCTTCAGAGGCCCAAGCGGTTCTTCGGTGCGGCCCGTAACATCGAGGAAGGTGGCTCTCTCACAATTATCGCTACGGCGCTGATCGATACCGGCAGCCGCATGGACGAAGTCATCTTCGAAGAATTCAAGGGAACCGGCAACTCGGAAATCGTGCTGGACCGGAAGGTGGCAGACAAGCGCATCTTCCCTGCCATGGACATTCTCAAGTCCGGCACGCGTAAAGAAGACCTGCTCGTTCCGCGCCAGGACCTTCAGAAGATCTTTGTCCTTCGCCGGATTCTTGCCCCGATGGGAACGACCGATGCAATCGAGTTCCTGATCGACAAACTCAAGCAGACGAAGAACAATTCCGACTTCTTCGACTCAATGAATACGTAA
- the hemJ gene encoding protoporphyrinogen oxidase HemJ → MTAAATDPEPGRKVRRRAAVALCLFAGAAALLMLFPPDDIYLWIKALHVIAVISWMAGLLYLPRLFVYHVDAKRGSVQSETFKVMERRLYRAIMNPAMMLSWILGLYLAWSVYGFQGGWLHAKLAFVAILTGVHVFYGRSVRAFSRDENRLTGRQWRFLNEAPALLMVLIVILVVVKPI, encoded by the coding sequence GTGACAGCAGCAGCGACAGACCCGGAACCCGGCAGGAAGGTCCGCCGTCGTGCGGCGGTGGCACTCTGTCTTTTCGCGGGAGCGGCTGCCTTGTTGATGCTGTTTCCTCCCGACGATATTTACCTCTGGATCAAGGCTCTGCATGTGATCGCCGTCATCTCCTGGATGGCCGGCCTCCTCTACCTGCCGCGGCTCTTCGTCTATCACGTGGATGCGAAAAGAGGCTCGGTCCAGTCGGAGACCTTCAAGGTCATGGAGAGACGGCTCTACAGGGCGATCATGAACCCTGCCATGATGCTCTCCTGGATTCTCGGTCTCTATCTCGCCTGGTCGGTCTATGGCTTTCAGGGCGGCTGGCTCCACGCGAAACTTGCCTTCGTGGCCATCCTCACCGGTGTTCACGTGTTTTACGGTCGATCGGTCAGGGCATTTTCCCGTGATGAAAACCGGCTTACGGGGCGGCAATGGCGTTTTCTCAACGAGGCGCCTGCCCTGTTGATGGTGTTGATCGTGATCCTGGTCGTGGTGAAGCCGATCTGA
- the hemE gene encoding uroporphyrinogen decarboxylase, whose protein sequence is MTASVRKIVEVLNGKTVSPPPVWLMRQAGRYLPEYRETRTKAGSFLDLCYNPDLAVEVTLQPIRRYSFDAAILFSDILVIPDALKRNVRFEEGHGPRLDPIAAEQIRTLDPRGVSTHLSPVIETVRRLRVELPPEVALLGFCGAPWTVATYMIAGHGTPDQAPARLFAYREPDAFAFLLDFLADVSADYLVAQIDAGADAVQIFDSWAGVLGEDEFARFAVRPVRRIIDSVRARRPSAKIIAFAKGAGVLLKNYRQETKADAIGLDWAVPLSFAADLQKDGPVQGNLDPMRVVAGGKALDDGISAILDKLGNGPLIFNLGHGITPQADPENVQRLVEGVRRRGT, encoded by the coding sequence GTGACGGCTTCAGTCAGGAAAATTGTCGAAGTCCTCAATGGGAAGACGGTATCGCCTCCTCCGGTCTGGCTTATGAGACAGGCTGGTCGCTATCTTCCGGAATATCGGGAAACGAGGACCAAGGCCGGGAGCTTCCTTGACCTCTGCTACAATCCTGATCTCGCGGTCGAGGTTACGCTCCAGCCGATCCGCAGATACAGCTTTGACGCTGCCATCCTGTTCTCGGACATTCTCGTCATACCGGATGCGTTGAAGCGCAACGTGCGCTTCGAGGAAGGGCATGGCCCTCGTCTCGACCCGATTGCTGCGGAGCAAATCCGTACGCTCGATCCCCGGGGCGTTTCCACGCACCTCTCCCCGGTAATCGAGACCGTGCGCCGGTTGCGGGTCGAACTGCCGCCTGAGGTGGCCCTGCTCGGCTTCTGTGGAGCCCCCTGGACCGTTGCGACCTACATGATTGCGGGTCATGGGACTCCCGACCAGGCACCCGCCCGCCTCTTCGCATACCGGGAGCCGGACGCCTTCGCATTCCTGCTTGATTTTCTCGCTGACGTTTCGGCCGACTACCTCGTCGCCCAAATCGATGCGGGCGCGGACGCAGTGCAGATATTCGATTCCTGGGCCGGCGTGCTCGGAGAGGATGAGTTCGCCCGTTTTGCTGTCCGTCCGGTCCGGCGGATTATTGATTCCGTTCGTGCGCGCCGTCCTTCTGCGAAGATCATTGCCTTCGCGAAAGGCGCCGGCGTCCTGCTCAAGAACTATCGTCAGGAGACGAAGGCTGACGCGATCGGCCTTGATTGGGCTGTGCCGCTCTCCTTCGCGGCCGACCTCCAGAAGGACGGTCCGGTGCAGGGCAATCTTGACCCGATGCGCGTTGTGGCTGGCGGAAAGGCTCTGGACGACGGTATTTCCGCGATCCTGGACAAGCTCGGGAATGGACCGCTGATCTTCAATCTGGGGCACGGAATAACCCCGCAGGCTGATCCGGAGAATGTCCAGCGGCTTGTCGAAGGCGTCAGAAGGCGAGGAACGTGA
- a CDS encoding pyruvate, water dikinase regulatory protein: protein MENPKNYFHLHLISDSTGETLIAAGRAAAAQFQASQALEHVYPLVRNRKQLMPVLDAIDGAPGIVLYTIVDRELSAVVDQRCREMGVPCVSVLEPIIDLFQSYLGAPSRRRVGAQHVMDAEYFSRIDALNFTMDHDDGQLPTDLDEADVILVGISRTSKTPTSIYLANRGIKTANIPIVLGVPLPERLTTATKPLIVGLVATTDRISQVRHNRVLGSIQGFRGEEYTDRAQIAEELKYARTLCARNNWPIIDVTRRSIEETAAAIVALRPKLR from the coding sequence GTGGAGAACCCGAAAAACTACTTCCATCTCCACCTGATTTCCGACTCGACGGGAGAGACGCTGATAGCCGCGGGCCGTGCCGCCGCTGCCCAGTTCCAGGCATCCCAGGCGTTGGAACACGTCTATCCACTCGTGCGAAATCGCAAGCAATTGATGCCCGTGCTCGATGCAATCGATGGAGCGCCGGGAATCGTGCTCTATACAATCGTCGATCGCGAGCTTTCCGCTGTGGTTGATCAGCGATGCCGGGAAATGGGCGTACCCTGCGTCTCTGTTCTGGAGCCGATCATCGATCTGTTCCAGTCCTATCTTGGAGCGCCCTCGCGCCGGCGGGTTGGAGCGCAGCACGTAATGGACGCGGAGTACTTCTCCCGGATCGACGCGCTCAACTTCACCATGGATCACGACGACGGCCAGTTGCCGACGGATCTCGATGAGGCGGATGTCATCCTGGTCGGCATTAGCCGGACGTCAAAAACCCCGACCAGCATCTATCTTGCCAATCGCGGCATCAAGACGGCCAACATTCCGATCGTGCTTGGAGTGCCTTTGCCTGAAAGGCTGACGACGGCGACGAAGCCGCTGATCGTTGGACTCGTTGCCACAACGGATCGGATATCGCAGGTCCGCCACAACCGCGTCCTCGGTTCCATACAGGGCTTTCGCGGCGAGGAATACACGGACCGGGCCCAGATTGCGGAGGAGCTTAAATATGCGCGCACCCTCTGCGCGCGCAACAATTGGCCGATCATCGATGTCACGCGGCGTTCGATCGAGGAAACCGCGGCCGCAATAGTTGCCCTCAGACCAAAGCTTCGTTAA
- a CDS encoding Maf-like protein, giving the protein MSGLLILASQSPFRRMLMQNAGLAFETAPAEIDEREIEVRMAASDPSPKEVALALAEAKAQNVSERFPGAVIIGSDQTLSLGRSVFHKPADMDEARSHLLALSGRTHELNSAVVFCRSGEVEWRHVSTARLKMRELSAEFIARYLSRVGEKALSSVGAYQLEGEGIQLFDTVEGDYFTIVGLPMLPVLQQLREMAVIDG; this is encoded by the coding sequence ATGAGCGGCCTCCTCATTCTCGCTTCGCAAAGCCCGTTCCGACGCATGCTGATGCAGAACGCCGGTCTTGCCTTCGAAACCGCGCCGGCGGAAATCGACGAGCGTGAGATCGAGGTCCGCATGGCGGCATCCGACCCTTCTCCCAAGGAGGTAGCGCTCGCGCTTGCGGAAGCGAAGGCGCAAAACGTCTCCGAACGGTTTCCTGGCGCGGTGATCATCGGATCGGACCAGACCTTGTCGCTTGGCCGCTCGGTGTTTCACAAACCTGCCGACATGGATGAGGCCCGAAGTCACCTGCTTGCACTTTCGGGTAGAACCCACGAACTCAACAGTGCAGTGGTCTTCTGCCGGTCGGGAGAGGTCGAATGGCGGCATGTCTCGACTGCGCGTCTGAAGATGCGTGAACTATCCGCTGAATTCATTGCCCGCTATTTGTCGCGTGTCGGCGAAAAGGCCCTGTCGAGCGTCGGCGCCTACCAGTTGGAAGGCGAAGGGATTCAGCTCTTCGACACTGTCGAGGGCGACTACTTCACCATCGTGGGCCTGCCAATGCTGCCGGTCCTGCAACAGTTGAGAGAAATGGCAGTCATCGATGGCTGA
- a CDS encoding shikimate dehydrogenase, whose translation MADSRETFVNHAFVAGYPIKHSRSPLIHGHWLEQLGLSGSYERIEVEPANFPQFMGSLKDGSSGFCGGNVTIPHKEIACRLADKPDELSTELGAANTLWRENGLIWATNTDGAGFTANLDDLAPGWEKAERAVILGAGGASRAVIQAVRDRGFREVHVVNRTVARARELADRFGEKVHAHSLDALAEVTVGAGLFVNTTSLGMDGEQAPTIDFSTMRDGAIVTDIVYVPLRTPFLRQAEEQGVATVDGLGMLLHQAAPGFERWFGVRPEVDAKLRQMIIDDMESHP comes from the coding sequence ATGGCTGATTCACGTGAAACATTTGTTAACCACGCTTTTGTCGCCGGGTATCCGATCAAACACTCGCGCTCGCCTCTCATTCACGGCCACTGGCTGGAACAACTTGGCCTGTCGGGGAGCTACGAGCGCATAGAAGTTGAACCCGCGAACTTCCCGCAGTTCATGGGGAGCCTGAAAGACGGGTCGTCAGGATTTTGCGGTGGCAATGTAACCATCCCGCACAAGGAGATAGCCTGTCGCCTCGCCGACAAGCCGGACGAACTAAGCACCGAACTCGGTGCTGCGAACACGCTGTGGCGCGAGAACGGGCTGATCTGGGCGACGAATACGGATGGCGCCGGCTTCACCGCCAATCTCGATGATCTTGCACCGGGCTGGGAAAAAGCAGAGCGCGCGGTGATCCTCGGAGCCGGGGGTGCGAGCCGCGCCGTCATCCAGGCCGTCCGGGACAGGGGTTTTCGCGAGGTCCATGTCGTGAACCGGACCGTGGCACGGGCACGTGAACTCGCCGACCGCTTCGGAGAAAAAGTGCATGCGCACTCCCTTGATGCACTTGCGGAGGTCACCGTCGGCGCCGGGCTGTTCGTCAACACCACCTCTCTCGGAATGGACGGGGAGCAGGCCCCGACGATTGATTTCTCGACAATGAGAGATGGCGCCATCGTCACCGACATCGTCTACGTCCCCCTGCGAACACCTTTTCTGCGCCAGGCGGAAGAACAGGGAGTTGCGACTGTCGATGGTCTCGGCATGCTCCTCCATCAGGCCGCGCCCGGTTTCGAACGCTGGTTCGGTGTTCGCCCGGAGGTGGACGCAAAGCTCCGGCAGATGATCATCGACGATATGGAGAGCCATCCGTGA
- the coaE gene encoding dephospho-CoA kinase (Dephospho-CoA kinase (CoaE) performs the final step in coenzyme A biosynthesis.) produces the protein MIVVGLTGSIGTGKSTTSAMFRELGIPVHDADDTVHALYGGKAVGPIGRSFPDAVKNGVVDRKALSAILADHPERFSELEAIVHPLVRQEEQAFITRERTSGSKIAVLDVPLLFETGGENRVDKVVVVTCDPEIQRQRVLARPNMTPEKFELVLSRQMPDAEKRRRADFVVDTGKGLEAARQQVEDIVETLAGRRG, from the coding sequence GTGATCGTGGTCGGCCTGACGGGATCGATTGGCACCGGTAAATCGACGACTTCGGCAATGTTCAGGGAACTCGGGATACCGGTTCATGACGCCGACGACACCGTCCACGCCCTTTATGGCGGCAAGGCGGTAGGGCCGATCGGACGGAGCTTTCCCGATGCGGTGAAGAATGGCGTAGTCGACCGCAAAGCCCTTTCGGCAATCCTTGCCGACCACCCGGAACGTTTCTCTGAACTCGAGGCCATCGTGCACCCTCTGGTGCGACAGGAGGAGCAGGCCTTCATAACCAGGGAACGGACGTCGGGCAGCAAGATCGCGGTCCTGGACGTTCCTTTGCTGTTCGAGACTGGCGGCGAAAATCGGGTCGACAAGGTTGTTGTCGTGACCTGTGATCCGGAAATCCAACGGCAGCGCGTGCTCGCCCGGCCCAATATGACGCCCGAAAAGTTCGAGTTGGTGCTTTCCCGTCAAATGCCGGACGCGGAGAAACGGCGGCGAGCGGATTTTGTGGTCGACACTGGAAAGGGACTTGAAGCCGCGAGGCAACAGGTGGAAGACATTGTAGAGACCCTTGCCGGTCGGAGAGGCTGA
- the dnaQ gene encoding DNA polymerase III subunit epsilon has product MREIIFDTETTGLDNRADRVIEIGGIELENHFPTGRTFHVYINPGDRKVHPDALAVHGITDEFLAGKPLFSAIVEELQAFFKGARWVAHNANFDMGFINAEFERLGIAPVPADEVLDTLALARRKHPMGPNSLDALCRRYGIDNSHRTKHGALLDSELLAEVYIEMIGGRQAALGLGVETRQKRSDQDERDDVLIPLPVREHPLPPRITEEDLAKHAAMVGKIGAGAIWNKYGE; this is encoded by the coding sequence ATGCGCGAGATCATATTCGATACGGAAACAACCGGCCTCGACAATCGGGCCGACCGGGTGATTGAAATCGGCGGCATCGAACTGGAAAACCACTTCCCGACCGGGCGGACGTTCCACGTCTATATCAATCCCGGCGACAGGAAGGTGCACCCGGACGCTCTCGCCGTGCACGGCATCACCGATGAGTTCCTGGCGGGCAAGCCTTTGTTTTCGGCGATCGTCGAAGAACTGCAGGCCTTCTTCAAGGGCGCACGATGGGTCGCCCATAATGCGAACTTCGATATGGGCTTCATCAACGCGGAATTCGAACGGCTCGGCATAGCGCCTGTTCCCGCCGATGAGGTTCTGGATACGCTGGCACTTGCACGGCGCAAGCATCCAATGGGTCCGAATTCGCTGGACGCCCTTTGCCGGCGCTATGGTATCGACAATTCGCATCGAACCAAGCATGGCGCGCTCCTGGACTCCGAACTTCTCGCCGAGGTCTACATAGAGATGATCGGCGGCCGCCAGGCGGCTCTCGGACTTGGTGTGGAAACGCGCCAAAAGCGGTCTGATCAGGACGAACGGGACGACGTCCTGATTCCACTTCCTGTGCGCGAACACCCCTTGCCTCCCAGGATCACCGAGGAAGATCTCGCCAAGCATGCTGCAATGGTCGGGAAAATCGGTGCGGGTGCAATCTGGAACAAGTACGGCGAGTAA
- the secB gene encoding protein-export chaperone SecB, with protein MSTDSESGNSPSLNILAQYVKDFSFENPGAPRSLQAREKAPAININVNVNANPLSETEFDVVLSLSADAKEDDKILFHTELAYGGVFRISGFPQEHMLPVLFIECPRLLFPFARQIIADATRNGGFPPLMIDPIDFAQMFTQRMAEEQLKSKVANAPN; from the coding sequence ATGTCAACCGATTCAGAATCCGGAAACAGCCCGTCGCTCAATATCCTGGCCCAGTACGTGAAGGACTTCTCCTTTGAGAACCCGGGCGCGCCGCGCTCCCTTCAGGCACGGGAAAAGGCCCCGGCGATCAACATCAACGTGAACGTCAACGCAAATCCGTTGTCCGAAACGGAATTCGATGTCGTACTCTCGCTGAGTGCCGACGCAAAGGAAGATGACAAGATTCTCTTCCACACCGAACTCGCTTACGGCGGCGTGTTCCGCATTTCCGGTTTCCCCCAGGAACACATGCTGCCGGTGCTCTTCATCGAGTGCCCGCGCTTGCTCTTCCCCTTCGCGCGGCAGATCATCGCGGACGCAACGCGCAATGGCGGCTTCCCGCCGCTGATGATCGACCCCATCGATTTCGCGCAGATGTTTACACAGCGCATGGCTGAGGAACAGCTGAAATCGAAAGTCGCGAATGCACCGAACTGA
- a CDS encoding FxsA family protein, protein MLRLIPAVLFLLLPLGEIACFILVGRQIGVLPTLSLVLLSGVLGILLMRIQGFGALLRLRQAAQEGKLPGREMLDAAMIVVAGLLLLIPGFLTDVLGIALFLPPVRQWVWKRLLKGVVVVDIPSSTPDADRRQPEIHTIDLDSDDFQRNSER, encoded by the coding sequence ATGTTGAGACTCATTCCGGCGGTTCTATTTCTTCTACTGCCACTCGGCGAAATCGCCTGTTTCATTCTCGTCGGCCGCCAGATAGGCGTGCTGCCGACCCTGTCGCTGGTCCTGCTGTCCGGCGTTCTCGGCATCCTCCTGATGCGCATCCAGGGTTTTGGCGCCCTGTTGCGCCTACGTCAGGCGGCTCAGGAAGGCAAACTGCCCGGCCGAGAGATGCTCGATGCCGCGATGATCGTGGTCGCAGGCCTGTTGCTCCTCATTCCCGGCTTCCTTACAGACGTCCTGGGTATCGCCTTGTTCCTTCCGCCCGTTCGGCAATGGGTATGGAAGCGACTGCTGAAGGGCGTCGTCGTGGTGGACATCCCCTCCTCCACGCCCGATGCAGACCGCAGACAGCCCGAAATTCATACGATCGACCTCGACTCCGACGACTTCCAGCGCAATTCGGAGCGGTGA